The Lewinellaceae bacterium nucleotide sequence TTTGCTCCTGGGCGATTTTTTCCTTCACCGTAAACCGCACCCCAATGGTCATGCCGGGGTAAACAGGCTTGGTAAACCTACATTCTTCAATCCCGTAATTCAACAAAACGGGTCCTTTTTTCGGGTCGACAAAAAGACCGGCCGCTTTTGACAATACGAAATAGCCGTGCGCTACCCGACGCTCAAAAATGGTCCCTTCCAGGGAAGTGTCATCCATGTGGGCATAAAAATTATCCCCGCTGACATTGGCGAAGTTGGTAATATCACTCTCCGTGACGGTATGTTTGTGGGTGATGACCGTCTCACCTATCTCCAGTTCCTCAAAGTGTTTGCGGAATACATGAACCGGTTTTTCCTTATATTTTCCACCGTATTGATAAACGCCTGTAACCGCCGTCACCATGCTTGGATGCCCCTGGATGGCAGTGCGCTGCAGGTAGTGTTTCACCCCGCGAATGCCCCCGAGTTCTTCTCCGCCGCCGGCTCTGCCCGGCCCGCCGTGGGCAAGTAACGGCATAACAGCACCGTGGCCGGTACTTTCCGGGGCACTTTCCCGGTTGAGCATGAGTATCCTCCCATGCCATGCCGCCGCCTCGGCGACATATTCCTGAGCAATATTTTCATCAAAGGTACAAATGGTACTCACCAGCGACCCCTTGCCCTTATTCGCCAGCTCAATGGCTTCTGTGAGATTTTTATAGGGCATGATCGTACTTACCGGCCCAAAAGCTTCGATATTGTGAGAATCCTCTTTCACAAAAGGATCATCATTATAAAATACGATTGGGGAAAAAAAGGCACCTTTTGATTTATCCGCGCCCACCACTTCAAATTTATCCATATCTCCAATGACCACGGAACAGCTTTCGCTAAGTAATTCTACTTTCCTGCGTACGGTTTCCTGCTGGGATTTTGCCACCAGCGCGCCCATTCTGACGCCTTCCACCTGTGGATCTCCAATGGTAGTTTTAGCCAGGGCAATCCGCAGCGCCTCCTGAACATCCCCCACCAGGTTTTCCGGCACGATGATCCGGCGGATAGCGGTACATTTTTGCCCGCATTTGATGGTCATTTCATTGCGAATCTCCTTGATAAACAGATCAAATTCCGGCGTTCCGGGGACCGCATCGGCTCCCAACACAGCCGCATTAAGGCTATCTGCTTCCATATTAAATGT carries:
- the paaZ gene encoding phenylacetic acid degradation bifunctional protein PaaZ, which gives rise to MKLQHYIQGKWTDHTGEGIPQFNAITGELIGTSGTEGLDFGAIMDYGRKTGGTALRKMTFLERGLMLKKLAIHLHGLRKSYYPVSYKTGATKTDSWIDIDGGIGTVFAYASLRRQFPDSKVYVDGEMANLSKQGTFIGRHIMTPRHGIAVHINAFNFPIWGMLEKIAVNLLAGMPAVVKPSELSSFLTEAMVRDIIDSRILPEGALQLLQGSGVGILEGTQTQDVVTFTGSAATGKMLKAYPRLTEEGVTFNMEADSLNAAVLGADAVPGTPEFDLFIKEIRNEMTIKCGQKCTAIRRIIVPENLVGDVQEALRIALAKTTIGDPQVEGVRMGALVAKSQQETVRRKVELLSESCSVVIGDMDKFEVVGADKSKGAFFSPIVFYNDDPFVKEDSHNIEAFGPVSTIMPYKNLTEAIELANKGKGSLVSTICTFDENIAQEYVAEAAAWHGRILMLNRESAPESTGHGAVMPLLAHGGPGRAGGGEELGGIRGVKHYLQRTAIQGHPSMVTAVTGVYQYGGKYKEKPVHVFRKHFEELEIGETVITHKHTVTESDITNFANVSGDNFYAHMDDTSLEGTIFERRVAHGYFVLSKAAGLFVDPKKGPVLLNYGIEECRFTKPVYPGMTIGVRFTVKEKIAQEQKEGEDFRKGIVKFLVDVYDETGETVAIATILTMVKMLEA